Proteins from one Anopheles nili chromosome 2, idAnoNiliSN_F5_01, whole genome shotgun sequence genomic window:
- the LOC128730359 gene encoding LOW QUALITY PROTEIN: protein unc-80 homolog (The sequence of the model RefSeq protein was modified relative to this genomic sequence to represent the inferred CDS: substituted 1 base at 1 genomic stop codon) — protein sequence MANASSTNPIDEGLQDLGVPVPVQTFLWQQIAPFIRPKLGKLHEASCMFCQHAPGHHELKEACKSFEKVLVQNIQFGLSPSLTSALESIPRWRIVQAALPHVIHCAGALMHNRVKDLQALGSAETKILYTLHWILLFAAEECADAENDKENTTNNYLFSIPTISLFVFLFAPIAHMLKESDFQNFRLENGLKMWQGMWEYRAPNAPCFTAPVKPKARNLLSSVSTSPSPEVFSPKKVENIESPPSIYSGNIKHDDELSFVSSPKDSVFPETIPEEASSVEEERVVIFRLPMDGGVPDPSYYTADASLLHHGAKFNKPTHQTPTSSGSRQHPLHASDHRGEATSFDFDRIDTYSKDSKPKTSSSTERESFDTDPKMSQGQKCDVVAATFLDVAVLRCLFISHWQEEGVYWSLHYLYNRLRDISEETSALPSHPRRRSNSLPIPQIEISLYQGPSSSRDSPSIGSANKDYIEIPDPAIAALPTDASFYISKQTSEDSTGGSLGERKGSEKKRRVKMADLRTLIETRILSKSDRGLEKIGLDANSNGKRLQQMECHRSLDTGERQLSRSASMISRAPSTNLVKGKSMPSLSCLIDGGFHRIAEPPPKVIRNVQSNVPSRQSSTTPKYPIITVTEHTPTPSPDYMKRQGSIDSQLDALSAGGSTGMFKSQMLRSHTDSHIGYTCVSDETEAPGSCFYITKEGTIDYEVVLLAVHCVFKRDSSVCTLRVLEAGLNICEILLDLGVLKMGDHAHSLTIGIVKRAFMHLGCPHGCNDANRGPPAEVLRTTCNSILSRLLRQNGKILKANLRSFIKESPLHEITDFFHAYLGFCVDPSSLLSPLNHKRSSGIKSLNADFGGISGGQGGYATNFGSGLTGGTESQLIGAVFKTLASRLVQSLKELKSQDNLSLYCDIRQLITYVKGAHGGPFRVVALSGILAVTPRPHKQAPNMQTTRVIRHLPTNDIQLLQQDEKAQRKLLFKKKSTSSTCVIVPFLLQLLETEGFEEPRLASQSPLSNLRRKGPQVRPTLTPRHSERALLSDSTSSSERNSVGRLTGIVRWFRRSKDPESVDLESGILAAASGSDSFPNFMRKGSLNFQARSRATEGIGRSIQKAKRRLNRLGLGKGKKKQGGTEDVGGSYFSRRSSLDVSDGPRESEVVVLKERRLIPITPVREGMARFALLLEVCAPGSVPDPALITALLDLPQAPIVARAAFLIECAHFVHLCNRGQWPSWMKQNLPVFRPSGPAMGTRTAMAAGTRRAHVLQRAAGKMFHQWGEALGARLNEMINNEKLASEQLAASLADPEKQKQLLQQDEEEDFLDETSVNPHGNDCPPALKLIACVLLLEITAFLRETYQTLPKASRLSTKEKHTPWDKVCRGETNRRWSMALSSMGGHSQTSAQSLQSIAGQTERKISFVLQEPDNESENSSNTTLTIQGEENVQQGQKRSLATSRNFLLRRGTSATPAGGSFKRRSLKLRRGAKDLKEVENEYPVRRTDSIQSKRKVSSLSDRSDNSEPGQISGGEESPGILSDDQPPESPCDSNDSDETTKNLPWLKSVSNFLESFNYYCDHQNFCHPCCYRRHMRAATKLIRAIRKVYGDEFGMTPLSYAQPNESAKGTTRRERSKQGRKVSDQSSSQTSPSKRKDSVTKRDRYVFFHFSXGQYVSKPAYAHFSSILLQDESEPNTSQYSTFIHEPKLHQEDPPVLKYIKNQVRDVFHAPIASLVKGAAVLTEEQFVEVIPIAWELLLETDQEVSAASAALFILASVKAPNTATDIMQRSLKNKCPNTRIQAILRYQVLWKNRFQVWPRMEEGAHLSFKVPPPGIEFTLPSPKIGIESLPVVDPPWMPRQQNKDMEVTLNQERHRSLVTATKTRKKQQTEAIRHAMLQQEDKQRSERQSFLITTIPVTQQAAHEPGLDHGPTEDHVEEEEDGTRSAIHMHAAHSLFPSCLCSSVMQIVACLDDAAVNADGCAVYEVAYQVIWICLVEDSALFLRYVLERLTRDHQDQMFKLLRHLIRFVPRLPQQAAFALYNYIIGYVMFYVRSTHECSQQLVGSALSVLWMVVHSVHGIMFKDLKQILRKEQCDASILLTANVPSAKKIIVHGPEDEGGIPSQFPVQEDTQFSQLLNESLDFFGIDEKKHAQHVLVDYKSHQILNPNWYVRDLYFFKRSQYPQLRLVEMKTEESFNALQRQELCKKFVEIGKVHLTWAILKNVDMVVQRVVFLHEELMKLPSFPRKALEVDLDLHQGGELGKELLGLDVLHKFMWVRLIARMFEAMAGNFAYSADIQLFLNVLSGAALLHSEDSCIMRYVTATFINAASNFKNIFSTNGYFMIMPALLQVYSLHQTNKLVTTTIEYAVKQFYLLNRKPFILQMFGSVSAILDTDENGTYGEAHKVQSSCLFNLLLSLETPSPDPLNIAELVKEPKPLKAIDFCYHDEDEMVTVLDCITLCVMVVSYSAESTRGYQMLIILEAILPCYMQQIQSSSYIPLEGKCERDIILQLAVTIRTMVHNCEGLSKSYNGPFRNSPEHKGSSQRNCSRGPPCSPGLDYDDESHAKYVSDIGRSKMLNESVDDSETIREYRRPRDVLLSVVGEFIIQASTRLAELARKQGEAKPMELLDVKCHVRLAEIAHSLLKVSPYDRESMACRGLQRYMLCIFPRAEWADDHGMKPTLVTILRRLDKVFLKISKKSSVRRNTNWEAAAGLLKGVSEAIIRYPHILHWREMKALLTNVQNLIVNEPGNFPEGVSGAGAALMSKSPPAFFCSNVVRLVALQVVSPIDSLSHGLEQICGGSADFPTQEKAEGFMMHLLMPLCLKVCSGRGIFDVGELKQSDIAFLVTAVLNAMSPVAGRTAQSGMQTNRTGADLRAGSLTFTGSRDAKRPAKISSSLYQATFLALRVLCICFETRLSNEWPRIARVMRDLGRRNEAAPELWSFLEFVVTQRTPLYIVLMPFILHKISQPPIGDHERHMQFLIRERMRGTQPTGGTKSRGAILLELSRELRELREELETRRYDRDMSTETSKRDIPNIPPTTEQQPAVRHQQRPSLISMLTGVQPPAGFPSSLQQQDARSVTGICTSSDTLSQQTLQAPKGESLSSSTTTTNREAGLVADSQSGDLTLTSCTLADAGSVDLQATPIGLREDTGMGGNGPHLSHSVSLQASAVKTQPPRLRFVSSVEFKTSSGETSTTPLSPDSLADDSSGENHNKHRLQRSRAQSRKTFRNRRGMRANNFSESSYTSTAASGPGLAMVGSSTPAVGSGTSSVAGVPGVGGTGVAGGTSTMPPIVNEPPFAEPLNRAIATLGDLSWDSVSQTSSTSGYRDNYSLQTGLLSPDGSLSGNAMGGRSSSQHSLLMLFETQDEDTLI from the exons ATGGCGAACGCTTCGTCCACCAACCCCATCGACGAAGGCCTGCAGGATCTGggcgttccggttccggtgcagaCGTTCCTGTGGCAGCAGATAGCTCCCTTCATCCGGCCCAAGCTTGGCAAACTGCACGAAGCCAGCTGCATG TTCTGCCAACACGCACCCGGACACCAT GAGCTGAAAGAAGCGTGTAAG TCATTCGAAAAGGTTCTTGTGCAGAACATACAGTTTGGGCTGTCGCCGTCGCTAACGTCCGCATTGGAATCGATCCCAAGATGGCGCATAGTACAGGCCGCTCTGCCACACGTCATACACTGTGCTGGTGCGCTAATGCACAACCG TGTGAAAGACCTCCAAGCGCTCGGATCGGCAGAAACCAAAATTCTCTACACGCTACACTGGATTCTGCTGTTCGCCGCCGAGGAATGTGCCGATGCCGAAAACGACAAGGAAAACACTACGAACAATTACCTCTTTTCCATACCAACGATATCG TTGTTCGTGTTCCTGTTCGCACCGATCGCACACATGCTAAAGGAGTCGGACTTTCAAAACTTTCGCCTCGAGAATGGGTTGAAGATGTGGCAAGGCATGTGGGAGTACCGGGCACCCAATGCACCCTGCTTTACGGCGCCCGTGAAACCAAAGGCACGGAATCTGTTGAGCTCGGTCAGCACCAGCCCATCGCCGGAAGTTTTCTCACCCA AGAAAGTAGAAAACATCGAGTCACCTCCGAGCATCTACTCCGGCAACATTAAGCATGACGACGAGCTGTCCTTTGTGTCGTCCCCGAAGGACTCCGTCTTCCCAGAAACGATCCCGGAGGAGGCGTCCAGCGTCGAGGAGGAACGTGTGGTCATTTTTCGTCTACCGATGGATGGTGGTGTACCGGATCCATCATACTACACGGCTGATGCGAGCCTGCTACATCACGGGGCCAAATTCAACAAGCCTACTCATCAAACACCGACCAGCAGTGGCTCGCGGCAACATCCACTACACGCGTCCGATCATCGCGGAGAGGCTACCAGCTTCGATTTTGACAGAATAGACACCTACAGC AAAGACTCTAAACCCAAAACGAGCTCGTCGACGGAACGGGAGTCTTTCGATACGGATCCGAAGATGTCGCAAGGACAAAAGTGTGACGTAGTGGCGGCCACCTTCCTGGATGTGGCAGTGTTGCGCTGTCTGTTCATCTCGCATTGGCAGGAAGAAGGAGTGTACTGGAGTCTGCACTATCTGTACAACCG CTTGCGCGACATTAGCGAGGAAACGTCCGCACTTCCGTCACATCCGAGACGTCGATCGAACTCGCTGCCAATTCCACAGATTGAGATATCCCTCTACCAGGGTCCGTCCAGCAGTCGCGACAGCCCCAGCATCGGTTCAGCGAACAAGGACTACATTGAGATACCGGATCCGGCCATCGCAGCCCTGCCCACGGACGCCTCGTTCTACATCTCAAAGCAAACGTCCGAGGACTCGACGGGCGGTTCGTTAGGTGAGCGAAAGGGCAGTGAGAAAAAGCGCCGCGTCAAGATGGCCGATCTGCGTACGCTCATCGAGACGCGTATCCTTTCCAAGTCGGATCGCGGGTTGGAAAAGATCGGCCTCGATGCGAACAGCAATGGAAAGCGCTTGCAGCAGATG GAATGCCATCGCAGTTTGGACACTGGCGAACGGCAGCTGTCCCGCTCGGCATCGATGATATCGCGGGCTCCGTCGACGAATCTGGTGAAAGGCAAAAGTATGCCGAGCTTAAG CTGTCTCATTGATGGCGG ATTCCACAGAATTGCAGAACCTCCACCGAAGGTCATCCGCAACGTGCAATCCAATGTTCCGTCGAGGCAATCGAGCACGACACCCAAATACCCCATCATTACCGTCACGGAACACACACCGACTCCGTCGCCGGATTACATGAAACGACAG GGTTCAATTGACTCACAGCTGGACGCGCTGAGCGCCGGTGGCAGCACCGGAATGTTTAAATCGCAGATGTTACGTTCCCACACGGACTCGCACATCG GCTACACCTGTGTGTCCGATGAAACCGAGGCTCCTGGATCCTGCTTCTACATCACGAAAGAGGGCACGATCGACTACGAAGTTGTCCTGCTGGCCGTACACTGTGTGTTCAAGCGGGACTCGAGCGTTTGCACTCTGCGCGTCCTGGAAGCAGGTCTGAACATCTGCGAGATATTGCTTGATCTAGGCGTACTAAAGATGGGAGATCATGCCCACTCACTGACCATCGGTATAGTAAAGCGAGCGTTCATGCATCTCGGATGTCCACATGGCTGCAACGACG CAAACCGCGGTCCACCGGCGGAAGTGCTTCGAACCACGTGCAACTCAATCTTGTCACGGTTGCTGCGCCAGAACGGCAAGATCCTCAAAGCTAACCTACGATCCTTCATCAAGGAATCGCCACTTCACGAGATCACCGACTTTTTCCACGCGTATTTGGGCTTTTGCGTCGACCCGAGCTCCCTGCTGTCGCCATTGA ACCATAAGAGATCATCTGGCATAAAATCGTTGAACGCTGACTTTGGCGGTATATCAGGCGGCCAGGGCGGGTATGCGACCAACTTCGGCAGCGGACTTACGGGCGGCACGGAGAGCCAGCTAATTGGGGCCGTCTTCAAGACCCTCGCCAGCCGGTTAGTGCAGTCACTCAAGGAGCTCAAGTCCCAGGACAACCTCTCGCTGTACTGCGACATCCGGCAGCTCATCACCTACGTCAAGGGTGCCCACGGTGGCCCATTCCGGGTGGTGGCCCTCAGCGGCATCCTAGCCGTGACACCACGTCCACACAAGCAGGCTCCCAACATGCAAACTACGCGCGTTATTCG GCACCTGCCGACGAACGACAtacagctgctgcagcaggacGAGAAAGCGCAGCGGAAGCTGCTGTTCAAGAAGAAGAGCACCTCCTCGACGTGCGTC ATCGTTCCTTTCCTGTTGCAGCTGTTAGAGACAGAAGGGTTTGAGGAGCCACGGCTGGCGAGCCAAAGCCCGCTCAGCAATCTGCGCCGTAAGGGGCCGCAAGTGCGGCCCACACTAACCCCTCGTCACAGCGAGCGGGCTCTTCTTTCTGATTCTACTTCCAGCTCGGAGCGCAACTCCGTCGGCCGTTTGACCGGAATCGTGCGTTGGTTCCGCCGCTCGAAGGACCCCGAGTCGGTCGATCTGGAATCGGGCATCCTGGCGGCGGCCAGTGGGTCCGATTCGTTTCCCAACTTCATGCGTAAGGGTTCGTTAAACTTTCAGGCACGCAGTCGCGCCACCGAAGGCATCGGTAGGTCGATTCAGAAGGCGAAGCGGCGTCTCAACCGGCTCGGGTTGGGCAAGGGCAAGAAAAAGCAGGGCGGCACCGAGGACGTGGGTGGAAGTT ACTTTAGCCGCAGAAGTTCGCTGGATGTGAGTGATGGTCCACGCGAGTCCGAAGTCGTAGTGCTGAAGGAACGCAGGTTGATTCCGATAACACCTGTTCGAGAAGGGATGGCACGGTTTGCGCTGTTGCTGGAGGTGTGTGCTCCAGGATCAGTTCCGGATCCGGCGCTCATTACCGCACTTCTGGATTTG CCTCAAGCGCCGATCGTGGCTAGGGCTGCGTTCTTGATCGAGTGTGCCCATTTCGTGCATCTGTGCAATCGTGGCCAATGGCCATCGTGGATGAAACAGAACCTGCCCGTGTTCCGACCGTCCGGACCGGCCATGGGAACGCGTACCGCAATGGCGGCTGGTACTCGGCGTGCGCACGTACTCCAGCGGGCTGCTGGCAAGATGTTCCATCAG tGGGGCGAAGCCTTGGGCGCACGATTGAACGAGATGATCAACAACGAGAAGCTTGCCTCGGAGCAGCTGGCTGCCAGCCTTGCCGATCCGGAGAAGCAaaagcagctgctgcaacaAGATGAAGAGGAGGACTTTCTGGACGAAA CAAGCGTCAACCCGCACGGTAACGACTGTCCACCGGCACTGAAGCTGATTGCTTGCGTGTTGCTGCTCGAGATCACTGCGTTTCTGCGGGAAACGTACCAAACGCTGCCAAAAGCATCGAGACTTTCCaccaaagaaaagcacactCCGTGGGATAAGGTGTGCCG CGGCGAAACAAATCGTCGTTGGTCGATGGCCCTGAGCTCGATGGGTGGCCACTCGCAGACGTCGGCCCAAAGCTTGCAATCCATCGCAGGGCAAACGGAGCGGAAGATCTCCTTTGTGCTGCAGGAACCGGACAATGAGTCGgagaacagcagcaacacgacGCTCACCATTCAGGGCGAGGAGAATGTACAGC AAGGGCAGAAGCGCTCGCTGGCCACTTCAAGAAACTTTCTGCTTCGTCGCGGTACTTCTGCTACACCAGCCGGGGGTTCGTTCAAGCGACGGTCACTAAAGCTGCGCCGGGGAGCCAAGGACCTGAAGGAAGTCGAAAATGAAT ACCCAGTACGACGCACAGATTCCATTCAGTCTAAACGGAAGGTATCGTCGCTCTCCGACAGAAGCGACAACTCTGAGCCAGGCCAAATAAGCGGTGGAGAAGAATCTCCTGGAATTCTAAG CGATGATCAACCGCCCGAGTCTCCTTGCGACTCAAACGATTCGGATGAAACGACTAAAAATCTGCCCTGGCTTAAATCAGTTTCGAATTTCTTAGAATCTTTCAATTACTACTGCGACCATCAGAACTTTTGCCACCCGTGTTGCTATCGGCGACATATGAGAGCAGCCACAAAGCTTATACGAGCTATTCGCAAG GTGTATGGCGATGAATTCGGTATGACACCTCTATCCTATGCGCAACCCAACGAATCGGCCAAAGGAACGACACGGCGCGAGCGTTCCAAGCAAGGACGCAAGGTTTCCGACCAAAGTTCATCTCAAACATCGCCTTCCAAGCGCAAAGACAGCGTTACCAAACGAGACCGGtatgttttcttccatttttcttaAGGACAATACGTTTCTAAGCCCGCATACGCACACTTTTCCAGCATTTTACTACAAGATGAATCCGAACCGAACACATCCCAATATTCAACCTTCATCCACGAACCGAAGCTCCATCAAGAGGATCCACCGGTACTGAAGTACATCAAAAACCAAGTGCGTGACGTGTTCCATGCCCCTATCGCATCTCTCGTCAAGGGTGCCGCCGTGCTGACGGAGGAGCAATTCGTCGAGGTCATCCCGATCGCCTGGGAGCTGTTGCTGGAAACCGACCAGGAGGTATCAGCCGCATCTGCGGCCCTGTTCATACTCGCCTCGGTCAAGGCACCGAATACGGCGACGGACATAATGCAACGCTCGCTGAAAAACAAGTGCCCAAACACGCGAATCCAGGCCATTTTGCGCTACCAGGTACTGTGGAAGAACCGCTTCCAGGTGTGGCCTCGTATGGAGGAAGGAGCCCATCTATCGTTTAAGGTGCCACCACCTGGCATCGAGTTCACACTACCGTCTCCAAAGATCGGTATCGAAAGCCTACCGGTGGTGGATCCTCCCTGGATGCCACGCCAACAGAACAAGGATATGGAGGTCACTCTGAACCAGGAACGACAT CGCTCGCTGGTGACTGCAACAAAAACGCGaaagaagcagcaaacggAGGCCATCCGTCACGCTATGCTGCAGCAGGAGGACAAACAACGCTCGGAACGACAAAGCTTCCTTATCACCACGATTCCTGTCACGCAGCAGGCTGCCCACGAACCGGGGCTGGATCACGGACCGACCGAGGATCACGTTGAGGAGGAAGAGGATGGCACCAGGTCTGCTATTCACATGCATGCCGCCCACTCGCTGTTCCCTTCGTGTCTGTGCTCGTCCGTGATGCAGATCGTCGCCTGTCTGGATGATGCCGCGGTTAACGCGGACGGTTGCGCCGTTTACGAGGTGGCGTATCAGGTGATCTGGATCTGTTTGGTCGAGGATTCGGCGCTGTTCCTGCGATACGTGCTGGAACGTTTGACCAGGGACCACCAGGATCAGATGTTCAAGTTGTTGCGGCATTTGATCCGGTTCGTGCCGAGGTTACCACAGCAAGCGGCTTTTGCCCTGTACAACTACATCATCGGATATGTCATGTTTTACGTGCGCTCGACGCACGAATGCAGCCAACAG CTTGTCGGGTCCGCCTTGTCGGTGTTGTGGATGGTAGTGCACAGTGTCCATGGAATCATGTTTAAGGATTTGAAGCAAATTCTTCGCAAAGAACAGTGCGACGCATCGATACTCCTCACGGCCAACGTTCCCTCGGCAAAGAAAATAATCGTTCATGGACCGGAAG ACGAAGGTGGTATCCCGTCCCAGTTTCCGGTACAAGAGGACACGCAGTTCTCTCAGTTGCTCAACGAATCGTTGGATTTCTTCGGCATCGACGAAAAGAAGCACGCCCAACACGTGCTGGTGGACTACAAAAGCCACCAGATCCTGAACCCCAACTGGTACGTACGCGATCTGTATTTCTTTAAGCGCTCCCAGTACCCGCAGCTGCGCCTGGTGGAGATGAAAACGGAAGAATCGTTTAACGCGCTGCAGCGCCAGGAGCTGTGCAAAAAGTTCGTTGAGATCGGAAAAGTTCACCTAACGTGGGCCATCCTCAAGAACGTGGATATGGTCGTCCAACGGGTCGTTTTTCTGCACGAGGAGCTCATGAAGCTGCCATCGTTCCCACGGAAGGCTCTGGAGGTGGATCTCGATCTACACCAAGGTGGCGAACTGGGTAAAGAACTGCTCGGGCTGGACGTGCTGCACAAGTTCATGTGGGTGCGACTGATAGCGCGCATGTTCGAGGCGATGGCCGGCAACTTCGCCTACTCGGCCGACATTCAGCTGTTCTTGAACGTGCTGTCAGGAGCCGCGCTGCTACACTCGGAGGACTCGTGCATCATGCGCTACGTGACGGCCACGTTCATCAATGCGGCTTCGAACTTCAAGAACATCTTCTCAACAAACGGTTACTTCATGATCATGCCGGCGCTGTTGCAGGTCTACTCTTTGCACCAGACGAACAAGCTCGTTACCACCACGATCGAGTACGCCGTGAAGCAGTTCTACCTGCTCAACCGGAAGCCGTTCATTTTGCAGATGTTTGGTTCTGTCTCGGCTATCCTCGACACGGATGAAAACGGCACGTACGGCGAGGCACACAAGGTCCAGTCGAGCTGTTTGTTCAATCTGCTGCTCAGCTTGGAGACACCGTCGCCGGACCCGCTCAACATCGCCGAGCTGGTGAAGGAGCCGAAGCCACTGAAGGCGATCGATTTCTGCTAccacgacgaggacgaaatgGTGACCGTGCTGGACTGCATCACGCTTTGCGTGATGGTTGTGTCATACTCGGCTGAAAGCACCCGCGGGTACCAGATGCTG ATCATCCTGGAGGCCATCTTGCCCTGCTACATGCAGCAAATCCAGTCTTCGTCGTACATCCcgctggaaggaaaatgcgAGCGTGATATTATTCTTCAGCTGGCCGTTACGATACGCACTATGGTGCACAACTGTGAGGGACTATCGAA GAGCTACAATGGTCCATTCCGCAACAGCCCCGAGCACAAGGGATCGAGCCAACGGAACTGCTCTCGAGGGCCGCCATGTTCGCCCGGACTGGACTACGACGATGAGTCACACGCCAAGTATGTCAGCGATATAGGCCGCTCAAAGATGCTGAACGAATCCGTCGACGACTCCGAAACGATCCGCGAGTACAGACGTCCCCGGGATGTGCTGTTATCGGTGGTGGGTGAGTTCATCATCCAGGCTTCTACGCGTCTCGCGGAGCTGGCTAGGAAACAGGGTGAAGCCAAACCTATGGAGCTGCTGGACGTCAAGTGCCACGTGCGGTTGGCAGAAATCGCACACTCGCTGCTAAAAGTGTCCCCATACGACCGAGAATCCATGGCTTGTCGTGGGTTACAACGGTACATGCTGTGCATCTTCCCACGCGCTGAATGGGCCGACGATCACGGCATGAAACCGACACTGGTGACCATCCTACGCCGGTTGGACAAGGTGTTCTTGAAGATATCGAAAAAGTCGTCCGTACGGCGCAACACGAACTGGGAGGCGGCCGCTGGGCTGTTGAAGGGAGTCTCCGAGGCCATCATTCGCTATCCGCACATCCTGCACTGGCGCGAAATGAAGGCGCTGCTAACGAACGTACAGAACCTGATTGTGAACGAACCTGGCAACTTTCCCGAGGGTGTCTCGGGAGCCGGTGCTGCCCTGATGTCGAAGAGTCCGCCAGCCTTCTTCTGCTCCAATGTGGTGCGACTGGTGGCGTTGCAGGTGGTCAGCCCAATTGATTCGCTTTCTCACGGTCTGGAGCAGATCTGCGGTGGTAGCGCTGATTTTCCCACACAAGAGAAGGCCGAAGGATTCATGATGCACCTGCTGATGCCGCTGTGTCTGAAGGTGTGCAGCGGTCGGGGCATATTTGACGTCGGTGAGCTGAAGCAGTCAGATATCGCCTTCCTCGTGACGGCCGTGCTGAACGCGATGAGCCCGGTCGCCGGACGGACGGCACAATCTGGGATGCAGACGAACCGCACCGGGGCTGATCTGCGTGCTGGATCGCTTACGTTCACTGGAAGCCGGGATGCGAAGCGGCCAGCAAAAATTTCCAGCTCCCTGTACCAGGCCACCTTTTTGGCGCTGCGTGTCCTGTGCATCTGCTTCGAGACGCGCCTCTCAAACGAATGGCCACGTATTGCCCGGGTGATGCGCGATTTAGGACGACGCAACGAGGCCGCACCTGAACTGTGGAGCTTCCTGGAGTTCGTTGTTACCCAGCGTACTCCACTGTACATCGTGCTGATGCCGTTCATTCTGCACAAG ATCTCGCAACCTCCCATCGGAGACCACGAACGGCACATGCAGTTCCTAATTCGCGAACGCATGCGCGGCACCCAACCAACGGGAGGTACCAAATCCCGCGGGGCGATCCTACTGGAGCTGTCGCGGGAATTACGCGAGTTGAGGGAAGAACTGGAAACCAGACGCTACG ATCGCGACATGTCCACGGAAACGTCGAAGAGGGACATTCCGAACATTCCACCGACAACCGAGCAGCAACCCGCCGTCCGGCATCAGCAGCGTCCATCGCTGATATCGATGCTAACAGGTGTACAACCACCGGCCGGATTTCCTTCGTCGCTTCAGCAACAGGACGCTCGCAGTGTCACCGGAATTTGTACATCCAGCGACACTCTGTCCCAGCAGACGTTGCAGGCTCCCAAGGGCGAATCCTTGTCCAGTTCCACAACGACCACGAACCGGGAGGCGGGATTGGTCGCTGACTCGCAGAGTGGCGATCTAACGCTCACGTCCTGCACGTTGGCAGATGCAGGTTCTGTCGACCTGCAGGCTACACCGATCGGACTCCGCGAGGACACCGGGATGGGCGGAAATGGTCCACATTTGTCGCACTCCGTTTCGCTGCAGGCATCGGCCGTCAAGACACAACCTCCACGACTCCGGTTCGTGTCGTCGGTAGAGTTTAAGACGTCTTCCGGTGAAACGTCAACTACGCCACTGTCACCTGACAGTCTGGCGGATGATAGCTCGGGTGAAAACCACAACAAGCACCGGCTGCAGCGATCTCGCGCCCAAAGCCGTAAGACGTTCCGCAACCGGCGTGGCATGCGGGCGAACAACTTCAGCGAATCAAGCTACACTTCAACTGCCGCCAGTGGTCCTGGTTTAGCCATGGTGGGATCGTCAACCCCGGCTGTCGGCAGTGGAACGTCCAGTGTTGCAGGAGTGCCGGGAGTCGGTGGAACCGGTGTGGCCGGTGGTACCTCGACGATGCCACCGATCGTGAATGAACCGCCATTTGCGGAACCATTGAACCGGGCCATTGCTACACTGGGGGACCTGAGCTGGGACTCGGTCTCACAAACGTCTTCCACCTCCGGTTACCGCGACAATTACAGCCTACAAACAGGGCTCCTGTCGCCGGATGGATCACTTTCCGGGAATGCTATGGGCGGGCGATCCTCGTCGCAACACTCACTGCTGATGCTGTTTGAAACGCAGGACGAGGATACACTCATTTAA